In one Sphingobacterium daejeonense genomic region, the following are encoded:
- a CDS encoding alpha/beta hydrolase, whose translation MNKILVIIMLVLTIQVYAQDVNLTIRVNAPANTPPQDSILPIGNQGIWGFWIYPKSKALKKVDNNIWKGVYSFPKDTDLEFKITRGSYFKEALYNGNGHSAQPIKLKITKDTTVVLNPSNWNDIYQRSIVGTVRYHHNFSSTYLRNTRNVVVWLPPSYEENPKKSYPVLYANDGQNLFDHTNLSGSEWRMDEIADSLMRKGEIEEFIIVGIANTKDRWIEYNGTPEGENYLKFIVTELKPFIDKTYRSKTDKSNTAIIGSSMGGLISFYALYDYPDIFSKAACLSSGFFFDDGDIMSKIKSDLSPFHNSKIYLDCGGKDLDYDFLPTNRMVKELLNNDKQISVLYEEFPEDPHNEVAWSSRLDIPFKFLFPKK comes from the coding sequence ATGAACAAAATATTAGTGATAATCATGCTTGTGCTTACCATACAGGTTTATGCCCAAGATGTTAACTTGACCATTCGTGTAAATGCGCCAGCAAATACTCCCCCTCAAGATTCCATCCTCCCAATCGGCAATCAAGGGATTTGGGGATTTTGGATCTACCCAAAAAGCAAAGCCCTTAAAAAGGTTGACAACAATATATGGAAAGGGGTCTATTCGTTTCCGAAGGACACAGATTTGGAGTTTAAAATCACAAGAGGTTCTTATTTCAAGGAGGCGCTCTATAATGGAAATGGTCACAGTGCCCAACCGATCAAACTAAAAATCACAAAAGACACTACGGTGGTTCTCAATCCCAGCAATTGGAATGATATTTATCAAAGGAGCATAGTTGGAACTGTACGCTATCATCATAATTTTTCAAGCACATACTTGAGGAATACGAGAAATGTGGTGGTTTGGCTCCCACCAAGTTATGAGGAAAATCCCAAAAAGAGCTATCCCGTATTGTATGCTAATGATGGACAAAATTTATTCGACCATACAAACTTAAGTGGGAGCGAATGGCGAATGGATGAAATTGCAGATAGTCTGATGAGAAAAGGTGAAATTGAAGAGTTTATCATCGTTGGAATCGCCAATACCAAAGATCGCTGGATTGAATACAACGGAACTCCAGAGGGAGAGAATTACCTGAAGTTCATCGTGACGGAACTCAAACCTTTTATTGACAAAACCTATCGGAGCAAAACAGACAAGTCCAATACTGCGATCATTGGATCTTCTATGGGTGGATTAATTTCCTTCTATGCGCTATATGATTATCCTGATATCTTTTCTAAGGCAGCATGCCTTTCAAGTGGTTTTTTCTTTGATGATGGGGATATTATGTCGAAGATCAAATCCGACTTAAGTCCATTTCACAATAGCAAGATCTATCTTGATTGCGGAGGTAAAGATTTGGATTACGATTTTCTTCCAACCAATCGAATGGTCAAGGAATTGCTAAATAATGACAAGCAAATAAGTGTTTTATACGAGGAATTTCCTGAGGATCCACACAATGAGGTTGCCTGGTCCAGCAGGTTGGATATTCCCTTTAAGTTTTTATTTCCGAAAAAATGA
- a CDS encoding LacI family DNA-binding transcriptional regulator: MAKIDIVQIAKVLNISKSTVSRAFRDSADINPKTKERILKLAKELNYQPNYYASNLKEQKSKTIAIVLPELANNYFTQIIQGAEREAKKQGYHILIFVTDDDISKERDFIRSLASGRVDGVIMSVSGESTDHSYLESINYDHLPIVLFDRIYDDINLPKIVTDDYESSFMATEHLIQSGCQRIAYFVINKEFIYW; this comes from the coding sequence ATGGCCAAAATTGATATTGTTCAGATTGCAAAAGTGTTGAATATTTCCAAATCAACAGTTTCACGTGCATTCCGTGACAGCGCTGATATCAATCCCAAGACCAAAGAGAGAATACTTAAGTTAGCAAAGGAATTAAACTATCAGCCCAACTATTACGCAAGTAACTTGAAAGAGCAAAAGAGTAAGACCATTGCTATTGTTTTACCTGAACTTGCCAACAATTATTTTACGCAGATCATTCAAGGAGCTGAACGGGAAGCAAAGAAACAAGGTTATCATATCTTGATTTTTGTGACCGATGATGATATTAGCAAAGAAAGAGATTTCATTCGCAGCTTGGCCAGTGGAAGGGTAGATGGAGTGATTATGTCGGTGTCAGGAGAATCAACGGACCATAGTTACCTAGAGTCAATAAACTATGACCATTTGCCTATCGTTCTTTTTGATAGGATTTATGATGACATAAATCTCCCGAAGATTGTGACGGATGATTATGAGAGTAGTTTTATGGCAACAGAACATCTTATCCAAAGTGGTTGCCAACGGATTGCCTATTTCGTTATCAATAAAGAGTTTATCTATTGGTAA
- a CDS encoding c-type cytochrome domain-containing protein: MIIKNSHFNVLIGLNSFILFFILFEKSIQIPAFLQVFGRMHPLLLHFPIVLLILSWLLYLFRRPLEKEIPNASRFINLIFYVSALTIAITAIFGLLLSKEGGFEGEAYLWHKYSGVGLSFLTLGLIAFIRFNISSKNRLLFTVGINLSFILLLIVGHFGATLTHGEDFVFAPLREKKSTELNIEDAMVFEDAVLPILQAKCAGCHNADKAKVGLILTDSSSILKGGENGKVFIAGNALTSLMIERILMDIDNEHRMPPKGKPQLSIDEVSLLRSWIQSGGKFDVPLSAFREQDTLFQSVKAVYGF, translated from the coding sequence ATGATCATCAAGAATTCTCATTTCAATGTGTTGATAGGCCTTAATAGCTTTATCCTGTTTTTCATTCTGTTCGAAAAAAGCATCCAAATTCCTGCTTTTCTTCAAGTATTCGGAAGGATGCATCCCTTATTGCTACACTTTCCTATCGTACTATTGATTCTTTCTTGGCTCCTGTATCTATTTAGAAGACCATTAGAAAAAGAAATTCCAAATGCAAGCAGATTTATCAATCTTATATTTTATGTAAGTGCATTAACAATTGCAATCACTGCAATTTTTGGCCTCCTTCTGTCGAAAGAAGGTGGATTTGAGGGAGAAGCATATTTATGGCATAAATACAGCGGTGTTGGCCTTTCGTTTCTAACACTTGGTCTTATAGCCTTTATCCGATTCAACATATCTTCGAAAAACCGTTTATTATTTACAGTGGGTATAAACCTATCCTTTATTTTGCTTTTGATTGTTGGACATTTTGGCGCCACTCTTACCCATGGAGAAGATTTTGTTTTTGCTCCACTGCGAGAAAAGAAATCTACAGAACTCAATATAGAGGATGCAATGGTATTTGAAGATGCTGTATTGCCAATATTACAAGCGAAATGTGCAGGCTGTCACAATGCAGACAAGGCAAAAGTAGGATTAATATTAACAGATAGCAGTTCTATTTTAAAAGGGGGTGAAAATGGCAAAGTATTTATAGCTGGGAACGCGTTAACTAGCTTGATGATAGAGCGTATATTAATGGATATCGACAATGAACATCGGATGCCACCAAAGGGTAAACCACAATTAAGTATCGATGAGGTATCTTTGTTGAGATCATGGATCCAAAGTGGTGGAAAATTTGATGTGCCTCTCTCTGCTTTTAGAGAACAAGACACTTTATTTCAATCTGTAAAGGCAGTTTATGGTTTTTGA
- a CDS encoding MFS transporter, whose product MQQTSKRSKPRLTRAQIFNMSFGFFGIQFGFALQTGNASRILQTFGADVEHLSLFWLVAPLSGMLIQPIVGYFSDKTWTRLGRRRPFFLGGALVAAAALALMPNASVLTLLLPPLLIGAGMLMIMDVAFNVSMEPFRALVADNLPKEQHGYGYAVQTFLIGAGAIIGSFLPFVLSEYFGVSKVAEQGHVPDNVIWSFYAGAIVLVLSLLWTVITTKEYTTDELKSFDENEEETESHSHSLGSIFKDFKNMPKAMKQLGLVQFFSWFALFSMWVFTTPAIAQHIYHLSPSDTSSASYADAGNLTGVLFGVYNLVATIFALILPKLYHAIGKKKTHMLALGISGIGLISILFIQDPNLLYIPMIAVGIAWASILATPYSILSGVVPVKKMGLYMGLFNFFITLPQLVNGVIGSVLVKHVFQQQAVYCLTMAGVFMLFAAISTLAVKAE is encoded by the coding sequence ATGCAACAGACATCTAAAAGATCTAAGCCTCGGCTTACTCGTGCGCAGATTTTCAACATGAGCTTTGGCTTTTTTGGAATTCAATTTGGCTTTGCATTGCAAACGGGCAATGCTTCGAGAATCCTACAAACTTTTGGGGCCGATGTAGAGCATTTATCTCTTTTTTGGCTTGTTGCTCCACTTTCTGGGATGTTGATCCAACCCATTGTTGGTTATTTTTCGGATAAAACATGGACACGTCTGGGTAGAAGGAGGCCTTTTTTCTTGGGTGGAGCTTTGGTCGCTGCTGCTGCATTGGCGCTGATGCCCAATGCTTCTGTTCTGACGCTTCTACTGCCACCCTTGCTGATTGGTGCCGGTATGCTGATGATTATGGATGTCGCATTCAATGTGTCGATGGAACCGTTCAGAGCCCTTGTTGCTGACAACCTTCCAAAAGAACAACATGGTTATGGATATGCCGTACAAACGTTTTTAATTGGAGCAGGTGCGATTATTGGCTCTTTCCTCCCTTTTGTACTTTCTGAATATTTTGGCGTAAGCAAAGTGGCAGAACAAGGACATGTCCCTGACAATGTAATCTGGTCCTTTTACGCAGGTGCAATCGTATTGGTATTGTCTCTTTTATGGACCGTCATCACGACCAAAGAGTATACAACGGATGAACTCAAGTCTTTTGATGAAAATGAAGAGGAAACCGAATCCCATAGCCATAGTTTAGGTTCTATTTTTAAGGATTTTAAAAATATGCCAAAAGCAATGAAACAATTGGGTTTGGTCCAATTTTTCTCTTGGTTTGCCTTATTTTCCATGTGGGTTTTTACGACACCAGCAATAGCACAGCATATTTACCACCTGTCTCCAAGTGATACCTCATCTGCATCTTACGCCGATGCTGGAAACCTAACTGGAGTTCTTTTTGGAGTATATAATTTAGTAGCCACTATTTTCGCGTTGATTCTCCCAAAACTATATCATGCTATTGGCAAAAAGAAAACACATATGTTGGCTTTGGGTATTTCAGGAATTGGATTAATATCTATCTTATTTATTCAAGACCCTAACCTTTTGTATATACCTATGATAGCTGTTGGTATTGCTTGGGCGAGTATATTGGCAACACCGTATTCCATATTGTCTGGCGTAGTTCCTGTGAAGAAAATGGGATTATACATGGGCTTGTTCAATTTCTTTATCACCCTCCCACAATTGGTCAATGGAGTGATCGGTTCTGTTTTGGTTAAACATGTCTTCCAGCAGCAAGCTGTTTATTGCCTTACAATGGCTGGAGTATTTATGTTGTTTGCTGCCATTTCAACCTTGGCAGTTAAAGCAGAATAA
- a CDS encoding DUF1501 domain-containing protein: MRKKIDSNLDKEVKEAQLFQNRRQFLSSLSIGIGSVALGALLIPDLFSGKAGSQEAFEKALPHFAPKAKRVIYLFQSGGVSQLESFDYKPKLREMMGQDLPASIRGNQRLTGMTAGQATFPLVGSYFDFAQYGQSRAWVSSLFPHMAKVVDDLCIIKSMHTDAINHDPAITFFQTGSQQGSRASMGAWLSYGLGSENQNLPGFCVLVSKGKGNGQGVYSKLWTNGFLDSVHQGVQFMGGPDPVLYLNNPEGTDKMSRRKLLDKLAELNSMQYETFKDPEITAKVQQYEMAYRMQTSVPEVTDLSKEPDHIIKMYGPECLVPGTYAANCLLARKLSENGVRFVQLYHQGWDQHGGLPAEMALQAKDVDQASAALITDLKQRGLLDETLVIWGGEFGRTNYCQGGLTFDNYGRDHHPRCFSIWMAGGGIKPGLVYGETDEVGYNIVKNPVHIHDFHATILHTLGLDHEKLTYKHLGRRYRLTDVAGTVVKDILA, encoded by the coding sequence ATGAGAAAGAAGATAGACTCAAATTTAGATAAAGAAGTAAAGGAAGCTCAGCTGTTCCAAAACAGAAGGCAATTTTTGTCGAGTCTGAGCATTGGGATTGGCAGTGTAGCTCTGGGTGCCTTATTGATTCCGGATTTGTTTTCAGGTAAAGCTGGGAGCCAAGAAGCATTTGAAAAAGCATTGCCGCATTTTGCTCCAAAAGCAAAAAGAGTGATTTATCTATTCCAATCAGGTGGGGTTTCTCAATTAGAATCCTTTGACTACAAACCAAAGTTAAGAGAGATGATGGGACAGGATCTGCCAGCGTCTATACGTGGGAATCAACGATTGACAGGGATGACTGCCGGACAGGCTACATTTCCATTGGTAGGTTCTTATTTTGACTTTGCTCAATATGGACAAAGTAGGGCGTGGGTGAGTAGCTTATTCCCACATATGGCAAAAGTAGTAGACGACCTATGTATTATAAAGTCAATGCATACAGATGCTATCAACCATGATCCCGCAATTACTTTTTTTCAAACAGGATCGCAACAAGGCAGTCGTGCAAGTATGGGAGCTTGGCTAAGCTATGGTCTAGGGAGTGAAAACCAAAATCTTCCTGGATTCTGTGTTCTTGTCTCTAAAGGAAAAGGCAATGGACAGGGAGTGTACTCTAAATTGTGGACGAATGGATTTTTGGATTCTGTTCATCAAGGAGTTCAATTTATGGGTGGCCCGGATCCCGTACTTTATTTAAATAATCCCGAAGGAACCGATAAAATGAGCCGGAGGAAACTATTGGATAAATTGGCAGAGCTCAACAGTATGCAGTATGAAACATTTAAAGATCCTGAGATTACGGCGAAAGTCCAGCAATATGAGATGGCTTACAGAATGCAGACCTCGGTGCCTGAGGTCACCGACCTTTCAAAGGAGCCTGATCACATTATAAAAATGTATGGTCCAGAATGTCTGGTCCCCGGAACATATGCCGCAAACTGCCTGCTGGCTCGTAAATTGTCGGAAAATGGTGTTCGATTTGTTCAATTATATCACCAAGGGTGGGATCAGCATGGCGGATTGCCAGCAGAAATGGCCCTACAAGCCAAAGATGTCGACCAAGCATCTGCCGCTTTGATAACCGATCTAAAACAAAGAGGCCTTTTAGATGAAACATTGGTAATATGGGGCGGTGAGTTTGGAAGGACAAACTACTGCCAAGGTGGATTGACCTTCGATAATTATGGAAGAGACCACCATCCAAGGTGCTTCAGCATTTGGATGGCAGGTGGCGGAATTAAACCAGGGCTGGTATATGGAGAAACGGATGAAGTAGGCTATAACATCGTAAAGAATCCAGTTCATATTCATGATTTCCATGCTACTATTTTACATACATTGGGCTTGGACCACGAGAAATTGACTTATAAACATCTAGGGCGAAGGTATCGTCTGACAGATGTTGCAGGTACTGTTGTGAAAGATATATTAGCGTAA
- a CDS encoding substrate-binding domain-containing protein, which produces MRVVLWQQNILSKVVANGLPISLSIKSLSIGKTRLQGYEDALKKYKIPLRKRLIVDCSNSYEENDEIIETAILKQKPDGILASVERLAFSTYYVCQRIGVKIPEDIKIIAFSSLEIAGLLNPPLSVVRQPAIQIGERAAATLLKQLTGETLQENEKFVTMNSDLVIKASSRG; this is translated from the coding sequence ATGAGAGTAGTTTTATGGCAACAGAACATCTTATCCAAAGTGGTTGCCAACGGATTGCCTATTTCGTTATCAATAAAGAGTTTATCTATTGGTAAGACTCGTTTGCAGGGTTATGAAGATGCATTGAAAAAATATAAGATCCCTTTAAGAAAAAGATTGATAGTGGATTGTTCAAACTCTTATGAGGAAAACGATGAAATTATCGAAACAGCAATTCTAAAGCAAAAACCAGATGGAATTTTGGCATCGGTTGAGCGTTTGGCATTTTCTACCTATTATGTATGTCAGCGTATTGGTGTTAAAATCCCCGAGGATATTAAAATTATTGCATTTTCAAGTTTGGAAATTGCAGGTTTGCTGAACCCACCTCTTTCAGTTGTTCGCCAGCCAGCTATTCAAATAGGGGAAAGAGCTGCTGCCACTTTATTGAAGCAATTGACGGGTGAAACTCTTCAAGAAAATGAAAAGTTTGTCACCATGAACTCTGATCTTGTTATCAAAGCATCATCCAGAGGCTAA
- a CDS encoding chitobiase/beta-hexosaminidase C-terminal domain-containing protein — translation MVFEGAEKYDFSPANEEKIAELNTPYRIINSLAQGSPALDVNFYGKDFYTKVSLSELLPLAEQVVSLNLSSMPVSKEDLQTLKKFKNLRILNLNNTQLSNEDLSQIDDLKNLKSLSLIGTQIKLDGLHKIVALPSIRKLYVWNTAIQPKELEQIRKENPKINIDAGIPQDDNQKLALTAPKITPNRSFFQNKTLVSLSHPIPGVSLRYTLDGSDPDSSGAQIYKSSITIDKNALLRVKADKEGWLKSPEVRQNFYIAIFKPERINLETRPHQQYKARKGESFFDLESGSDNNADGRWLGFQGSDMSTILSFDKPVKMDTVALSIKQDYNQHIYPPESIEIWAGLDSLNLKLLKKVNFTLEKPDKIKNRRIIACDIPHQEVSFIRLKTKPYAKIPEGFPGNGNLPWLFVDEIILK, via the coding sequence ATGGTTTTTGAAGGTGCGGAAAAATATGATTTCAGTCCTGCAAATGAAGAGAAAATCGCTGAGTTGAATACTCCATATCGGATTATCAATTCCTTGGCCCAAGGATCCCCAGCATTGGATGTTAATTTTTATGGCAAAGATTTTTACACCAAGGTGTCACTTTCAGAATTGCTGCCCCTTGCTGAACAGGTTGTTTCCTTAAACTTGAGCTCTATGCCAGTTTCAAAGGAAGATTTACAAACTCTCAAAAAGTTCAAGAATTTAAGAATCCTAAATTTAAATAATACCCAGCTATCGAATGAAGATCTATCTCAGATCGATGATCTAAAAAATCTTAAAAGCCTTAGTCTGATTGGGACACAAATAAAATTAGATGGATTACATAAAATTGTTGCTTTACCAAGCATACGGAAACTCTATGTCTGGAATACCGCTATTCAACCAAAGGAATTAGAGCAGATCAGGAAAGAGAACCCCAAAATAAATATTGATGCAGGTATTCCTCAGGATGACAATCAGAAACTGGCTTTGACTGCTCCAAAGATAACTCCTAATCGTAGTTTCTTTCAGAACAAAACTTTAGTTTCCTTAAGTCATCCTATTCCAGGTGTTTCCTTGCGATATACGCTTGACGGTAGTGATCCTGACAGCTCTGGAGCACAGATTTATAAATCTTCTATAACAATTGATAAAAATGCTCTGCTACGGGTTAAAGCAGATAAAGAAGGATGGCTGAAAAGCCCTGAAGTAAGACAGAATTTTTATATTGCTATTTTCAAACCCGAGAGAATAAACCTCGAAACAAGGCCACATCAACAATATAAAGCCAGAAAAGGTGAAAGTTTCTTTGATCTTGAAAGTGGTAGTGATAACAATGCCGACGGTAGATGGCTCGGGTTTCAAGGATCTGACATGTCTACTATATTGTCATTTGATAAGCCCGTTAAAATGGATACCGTTGCTTTGAGCATTAAACAAGACTATAATCAGCATATATATCCTCCAGAATCCATTGAGATCTGGGCGGGACTAGATTCGTTGAACCTTAAATTATTGAAAAAAGTAAATTTCACTCTAGAAAAACCAGACAAGATTAAAAATAGACGGATAATCGCCTGCGATATTCCCCATCAAGAAGTTTCCTTTATCCGTTTGAAAACAAAACCTTATGCTAAGATCCCTGAAGGATTTCCGGGTAACGGAAATCTTCCTTGGTTGTTCGTCGATGAGATTATATTGAAATAA
- a CDS encoding 6-bladed beta-propeller produces the protein MNRKEFIQKSSLLTGSLVIMKDLFAKSKGPVYGHHNMKYTLDTAWASKHNPKVTVNDCHEMVQDSKGRIFLLTNDTKNNIIIFNKDGVVLDNWGHEFPGGHGLTLHNENGTEYLYITDNNKHQVYKTTLDGKILLTIDAPLDVYNKAEEFNPTETAIDSNGDIFIADGYGAQHILHYDNKGKLLNRFGGKGEGDSHLDNAHGITFDNRNGRKTLLITDRTRNCFKRFDTSGKLFEIISIPGACVCRPVVQGENIYAAVLRSPNMDLANSGFVTILDKKNKVISNVGGSKPVYSKGVLNQVQQQEKIFAHPHDVCVDDDENIYVAQWASGKAFPYKLTRV, from the coding sequence ATGAACAGAAAAGAATTCATTCAAAAATCCTCCTTATTGACAGGAAGTCTAGTTATTATGAAGGATTTGTTCGCAAAGTCAAAAGGTCCTGTTTATGGACACCATAATATGAAATACACCCTTGATACTGCATGGGCATCAAAACATAATCCAAAAGTAACTGTAAACGACTGTCATGAAATGGTTCAAGATAGTAAGGGCAGAATTTTCCTGCTAACAAATGATACGAAGAACAATATTATCATATTCAATAAAGATGGAGTTGTGTTAGACAATTGGGGGCATGAATTTCCAGGTGGACATGGCTTGACACTGCATAATGAAAATGGAACCGAATATTTATATATCACCGACAATAATAAACATCAAGTATATAAAACAACGCTTGATGGAAAGATCCTATTGACCATTGACGCTCCATTGGATGTTTACAATAAAGCAGAAGAATTCAATCCTACTGAAACTGCCATCGATAGTAATGGTGATATTTTTATTGCAGATGGATATGGTGCACAACATATTTTGCATTATGATAACAAAGGAAAATTGCTGAATCGTTTCGGAGGAAAAGGAGAGGGAGATTCCCATCTTGACAATGCTCATGGAATCACTTTCGACAACAGAAACGGCAGAAAAACTCTACTGATTACAGATAGAACTAGGAACTGCTTTAAACGGTTCGATACTTCAGGCAAATTGTTTGAAATCATTTCTATACCTGGAGCATGCGTGTGCAGACCAGTTGTACAAGGTGAAAATATCTATGCTGCGGTATTGCGGTCTCCGAATATGGATTTAGCAAATTCAGGATTTGTAACTATCCTTGATAAGAAAAATAAGGTAATCAGCAATGTCGGAGGATCAAAGCCGGTATATTCAAAAGGGGTGCTAAACCAAGTCCAACAACAAGAAAAGATTTTTGCACACCCACATGATGTATGCGTTGATGATGACGAGAATATCTATGTGGCTCAATGGGCATCAGGAAAAGCATTCCCTTATAAATTAACTCGAGTCTAA
- a CDS encoding alcohol dehydrogenase catalytic domain-containing protein has translation MMITCKAAITDGTGKFFVDEIEVADPARDEVLIKIKAAGICHTDYDSLNWGKPFILGHEGAGVVERVGSAVTHVKAGDSVLLNWAIPCMNCFQCNIGNYHICEKSSPVTGQGHSTNLGHAHPSGSLLKGQEIERSFNIGTISEYTLVKAAAVTKISIENLPFECAAIIGCGVMTGYGSVVNAGKVESGSSVVVLGTGGVGLSVIQGAKISKAAKIIAIDINPNRLEMAKKFGATHCLLADPKDEGLLKIAEEVKELCEGRGADYAFECTARPELGAAPLAMIRNAGTAIQVSGIEQEIKFDMNLFEWDKLYLNPLYGKCNPNKDFDRIMKHYQEGELLLEEMITARYSLDQLPQAFEDMLNGKNAKGVIIF, from the coding sequence ATGATGATAACATGTAAAGCAGCGATTACCGATGGTACGGGCAAATTTTTTGTTGATGAAATTGAAGTTGCTGATCCAGCGAGGGATGAGGTTCTGATAAAGATTAAAGCAGCGGGTATTTGTCATACTGATTATGATTCCTTGAATTGGGGCAAGCCATTTATTTTGGGTCATGAAGGCGCAGGAGTAGTTGAAAGAGTGGGTTCTGCAGTAACGCATGTGAAAGCTGGAGATTCGGTCTTGCTGAATTGGGCGATCCCATGCATGAATTGTTTCCAATGTAATATAGGAAACTATCATATCTGTGAGAAATCTTCTCCTGTTACGGGACAAGGACATAGCACGAATTTAGGCCATGCACATCCTTCTGGTTCACTTTTGAAAGGCCAAGAGATAGAACGGTCATTTAATATTGGAACTATTTCAGAATATACATTGGTTAAAGCTGCTGCGGTCACAAAGATCAGCATAGAGAATTTACCATTTGAATGTGCGGCAATCATTGGTTGCGGAGTAATGACAGGATATGGTTCGGTTGTCAATGCTGGAAAGGTAGAATCTGGCAGTTCGGTTGTTGTTTTGGGAACCGGTGGGGTTGGGTTAAGTGTAATCCAAGGGGCAAAGATTAGCAAGGCTGCAAAAATCATTGCGATCGATATCAATCCGAATCGTTTAGAAATGGCCAAAAAATTTGGAGCCACCCATTGCTTATTGGCAGATCCTAAAGATGAGGGGTTATTAAAAATAGCGGAAGAGGTAAAGGAACTATGTGAAGGCAGAGGCGCAGATTATGCTTTCGAGTGTACAGCAAGACCAGAATTAGGAGCCGCTCCATTAGCAATGATCAGAAATGCAGGAACAGCTATCCAGGTTAGTGGGATTGAACAGGAGATAAAGTTTGATATGAACTTATTTGAATGGGATAAGCTCTATTTAAATCCATTGTACGGAAAGTGCAATCCTAACAAAGATTTTGACCGCATCATGAAACACTATCAAGAAGGTGAATTATTATTGGAAGAAATGATTACCGCTCGATATTCTTTGGATCAACTTCCGCAAGCATTTGAAGACATGCTAAATGGTAAGAATGCAAAAGGAGTAATTATTTTTTAG
- a CDS encoding alpha/beta hydrolase codes for MENKFRSFEHSNPEFGTENLSFITVKSSNLRGRGDICIYIPENCPDDVSVTILLHGVYGSAWSWALSSGVHEQVDRAIAAGKIQPMILLMPSDGMWGDGSGYLNQGEIDFEKWIIEDVIQAARQFCPEFISDNSKFFIAGLSMGGYGAIRLGSRHPKVFSAFSGLSSITSIPEFSFFVEEDLKLYEIDTELALIDSLVANKRHFGSISI; via the coding sequence ATGGAAAATAAATTTAGATCATTTGAACATTCTAATCCAGAATTTGGAACGGAGAATTTAAGTTTTATAACGGTAAAGTCGAGTAATCTGAGAGGAAGGGGTGACATTTGTATATATATTCCTGAGAATTGTCCCGATGATGTTTCAGTTACCATTTTATTGCATGGTGTTTATGGAAGTGCATGGAGCTGGGCACTGAGTTCAGGAGTTCATGAGCAAGTTGATAGAGCAATAGCAGCAGGCAAGATACAACCAATGATCCTACTGATGCCTTCAGATGGAATGTGGGGAGATGGATCGGGATACCTCAACCAAGGTGAGATAGATTTTGAGAAATGGATTATAGAAGATGTTATCCAAGCTGCACGACAGTTCTGTCCAGAGTTCATTTCCGATAATTCTAAATTCTTTATCGCTGGTCTTTCCATGGGTGGCTATGGAGCTATTCGCTTGGGAAGTAGACATCCTAAAGTATTTTCAGCATTTTCTGGTCTGTCAAGTATCACCTCCATTCCTGAATTCTCATTTTTTGTGGAAGAAGATTTAAAGCTATATGAAATAGATACAGAATTAGCCTTAATAGATAGTTTAGTTGCCAACAAAAGACACTTTGGTTCCATTTCGATTTGA
- a CDS encoding alpha/beta hydrolase-fold protein, producing MVPFRFDCGKEDLLIDYNRKLHAQLQETGIDHIYEEFEGGHSWDYWKNNIMKTILFFNLHTKTNF from the coding sequence TTGGTTCCATTTCGATTTGATTGCGGAAAAGAAGATCTCCTGATAGACTACAACAGGAAATTGCATGCACAGCTGCAAGAAACAGGAATTGACCATATTTATGAGGAATTTGAAGGCGGGCATAGTTGGGATTATTGGAAAAATAATATCATGAAAACAATATTATTTTTTAATTTACATACCAAAACCAATTTTTAA